A region of Paraburkholderia sp. BL23I1N1 DNA encodes the following proteins:
- a CDS encoding ATP-binding sensor histidine kinase, which produces MSTGTCIEGGRGSSPDFGVTVRFDQDWFDQLVLEALLVDGNIVRYRARSQDAAQSWLIAVPTDLPSEAVFRRLQQEFAPADKLDSTWAVRPVVLVRLSRGPVLVYEDTGGTLVLPPADGLIAVSRFLRIAVGAAHALRLAHTRGVLHRDLKPSNLLECSDGTFRLLGFRDAFDVAGDPLTESPDTLYGTLAYMSPEQARRAEGSADERSDLYSLGVTLYELLTGQLPFEAADAVEWVYNHVARQPADPRQHRRGCPAVLSSIVLKLLAKNPADRYQSASSIETDLRRCLADWNEMQHIVPFEPAAEDNVRNLVVTHRLFGRAREHNALLEAFERNARQGMAELIFVSGYSGAGKSELVRSAYRATAQSPALFASGKLEQYGQNAPYAPLMQAIRSLFERILGESDSELDGWREVLRDAVGIQGKLLVSYIPELELVLGTQPDVPDLPPVEAQLRFQALITRLLSVFATEAHPLILFFDDVHWFDDATLNFIACFLTTVGDRHVLLICAYRANEVDQSPRFKDFLNALPSGSARISTIEVAPLDIANVTALLADVLHCGSAHVYPLAAVVHEKTGGNPFFVKQLLLALADHQLIGYNGVAGRWTWDIDRISEYESSDNVIDLMVARLSRLPVEAQTVLKLLASMGRRFDRETLVRVDLAGGAELERRLLPAVEAGLIVSDRTGFAFAHDRVLEAAYALIAEEERGAEHARIARILLEDFDIRDVRRPMFDIAHHIERAQKAGALRELNAHETTVFSRVCLQAARHAKEAIAIQSALSYLDVAQKLLDASGEDYFRSLGYETGILRVQCHILEANFEAAGIQIEKLLNQDLSIIARASVYKLKADMQQHLSDYEAALDTALEGIKLFGTYLPRDPEAADVEAAYSRLNESLGMRTVASIADLPPMRNEAIESEMNLLASVFAPASFVNERLGFLSLCRMVQLTIDHGIAGASAPGLAWFGVYVAEFFGRYAQGFEFARLARTLVEERGYRAAATSTLVALDQVAVWTQPLSYVLECARAAFESARPSGDLTMSCYSCNHIVSDLLILGAPLEQVDKEIDLGLSFARRVRFKDVEHILELQKRFVHSLTGGPGLPGNFGFVVDGKVTFDADLLDTQMTTLRFWIWLFKGVSCYFHGDYQNARYCLAVAGELKWGTPAHIHLLDYHFYSALNLAKLSGGEEDSAAAVAMIGPHLATLRNWAQLNPATFRDKLLLVEAEVARLNGAPLEALSLYEQAAEAASENGFNHSNALAHELASVCSEANGLFSAARHHSRRAIDSYTRWGALAKAGQLERAQRPARHSLARLAASRPSVEIPDAQQQFDLVSALKSSQALSEEIVLDKLIRTLVTLAIVHAGAQSGMLILLKGNVPVVEAIGRDEPGGVQVTLGADRLTPEDVPASVFYTALRTRKPVVVEDAQSDPRFSFDVSLSNRAVRSLCCLPLVKQGNAVGVLYLENNLTAGVFTASRTSVLELLASQAAISLETARLYAELVEENKRRQETEMALRMSEEALALGQRISRSGSYIWNALTGERYWSKELYNVFGLPMEAGSPSTQTVLERIHPEDVGAYQEAVTRAAHNRTPFRQKYRIVTMEGAVKYLEVLGEPSGVSNFVGVVTDFTDRHTTELALQNAKIELAKASRATTMGELAASIAHEINQPLASIVSNASAGVRWLNRPVPDIPEALAGLRDIVKDGKRAGDIIKALQSLAKETRPSLVSIRVDDVVREVFALAAAEVEQRRLIVRLDLAAGRAVMADRVQLQQVLFNLVMNAADAMSHLDARQRLLSVTSRVSEGGAVVVSVLDNGSGIGEEIGSRIFDAFFTTKETGMGMGLAICKSIIEAHGGTLTATPGNPRGTIFVFTLPAAA; this is translated from the coding sequence TTGAGCACAGGGACATGCATCGAGGGCGGTCGCGGGTCCTCGCCGGACTTCGGTGTCACTGTGCGTTTTGATCAGGACTGGTTCGACCAGCTTGTGCTCGAGGCTCTGCTGGTTGACGGCAACATCGTGCGCTATCGCGCGAGATCGCAGGACGCAGCGCAATCGTGGCTGATCGCGGTGCCGACCGATCTGCCCTCGGAAGCGGTATTCCGGCGCTTGCAGCAGGAATTCGCGCCGGCCGACAAGCTCGATTCGACATGGGCCGTGCGGCCGGTCGTGCTCGTGCGCTTGTCGCGGGGTCCCGTGCTCGTGTACGAAGACACCGGCGGCACGCTGGTTTTGCCGCCTGCCGATGGCTTGATCGCGGTCAGCCGTTTCTTGCGGATCGCGGTCGGCGCCGCGCACGCACTGCGTCTCGCGCACACGCGCGGTGTTCTGCACCGCGACCTCAAGCCGTCCAATCTGCTGGAGTGCAGTGACGGCACGTTCCGCTTGCTGGGCTTTCGTGACGCGTTTGACGTCGCCGGCGATCCGCTGACCGAATCGCCGGACACCTTGTACGGCACGCTGGCCTATATGTCGCCGGAGCAGGCGCGGCGAGCGGAAGGGTCCGCCGACGAGCGAAGCGATCTGTATTCGCTCGGCGTCACGTTATATGAGCTGCTCACCGGGCAGTTGCCCTTCGAGGCGGCGGATGCGGTCGAATGGGTTTATAACCACGTGGCTCGCCAGCCCGCCGACCCGCGGCAACATCGCCGAGGCTGTCCCGCGGTGCTGAGCTCGATCGTCCTGAAACTGCTGGCCAAGAATCCCGCGGATCGTTATCAAAGCGCCTCGAGTATCGAGACCGATTTGCGTCGTTGTCTCGCGGACTGGAACGAGATGCAGCATATCGTTCCCTTCGAGCCGGCCGCGGAAGACAACGTCAGAAACCTTGTCGTCACGCATCGTCTGTTTGGCCGCGCGCGTGAACACAACGCGCTGCTCGAGGCATTCGAGCGCAACGCGCGGCAGGGCATGGCGGAACTGATCTTCGTGTCCGGATACTCCGGTGCGGGCAAATCCGAACTCGTGCGCAGCGCGTACCGCGCGACCGCGCAGTCACCCGCGCTGTTCGCCTCGGGAAAGCTCGAACAGTACGGCCAGAACGCGCCGTACGCGCCGCTGATGCAGGCGATACGCTCGCTGTTCGAGCGCATTCTGGGCGAGAGCGATAGCGAGCTGGACGGTTGGCGCGAGGTGCTGCGCGACGCCGTCGGGATACAAGGCAAACTGCTCGTCAGTTACATCCCTGAACTCGAACTGGTGCTCGGCACGCAGCCCGACGTGCCGGATCTGCCGCCGGTGGAAGCGCAGCTTCGTTTCCAGGCGCTGATCACGCGGCTTCTGTCCGTGTTCGCCACCGAGGCGCACCCACTCATTCTGTTCTTCGACGACGTTCACTGGTTCGACGACGCAACGCTGAATTTCATCGCCTGTTTTCTGACGACGGTCGGAGACCGGCACGTCCTGCTGATCTGCGCCTATCGCGCCAACGAAGTCGACCAGTCCCCCAGGTTCAAGGATTTCCTGAATGCGTTGCCGAGCGGCAGCGCGCGTATCTCCACGATCGAGGTGGCGCCGCTCGATATTGCGAATGTCACGGCCTTGCTGGCCGACGTGCTGCATTGCGGTTCCGCGCATGTCTATCCGCTGGCCGCGGTCGTGCACGAGAAGACGGGCGGCAATCCTTTCTTCGTCAAGCAACTGTTGCTTGCGCTGGCCGACCACCAGTTGATCGGTTACAACGGCGTTGCCGGCCGCTGGACATGGGATATCGACCGCATTAGCGAATACGAGTCCTCCGATAACGTCATCGACCTGATGGTCGCGCGGCTGTCGAGATTGCCCGTGGAAGCGCAGACCGTCCTCAAGCTGCTGGCCTCGATGGGGCGGCGCTTCGACAGGGAGACTCTGGTGCGGGTCGATCTTGCCGGGGGCGCGGAACTGGAGCGCCGCCTGCTTCCCGCGGTGGAGGCCGGGCTGATCGTGTCGGACCGCACGGGCTTCGCCTTCGCGCACGACCGGGTCCTGGAGGCGGCGTACGCGCTGATCGCCGAGGAGGAACGTGGCGCCGAACATGCCCGTATCGCGCGCATCCTCCTGGAAGATTTCGATATCCGCGACGTGCGGCGGCCGATGTTCGACATCGCTCACCATATCGAACGCGCCCAGAAAGCCGGAGCGCTGCGCGAACTGAACGCGCACGAGACAACTGTCTTTAGCAGAGTCTGTCTGCAGGCGGCCCGTCACGCCAAAGAAGCGATTGCCATCCAGTCCGCGCTGAGCTACCTGGACGTCGCGCAGAAGCTTCTCGATGCTAGCGGAGAAGACTATTTCCGATCGCTCGGCTACGAGACCGGCATTCTGCGGGTGCAATGCCATATTCTGGAGGCGAACTTCGAAGCCGCGGGCATTCAGATCGAAAAGCTGCTGAATCAGGACCTGTCGATCATTGCGCGAGCGTCGGTCTACAAGCTGAAAGCCGATATGCAGCAGCATCTGTCGGACTATGAAGCCGCCCTCGATACCGCCCTCGAAGGGATCAAGCTGTTCGGCACGTACCTGCCGCGTGATCCGGAAGCTGCGGATGTCGAGGCCGCTTACAGCCGGCTCAATGAATCATTGGGAATGCGAACCGTCGCCTCGATCGCCGATCTGCCGCCCATGCGCAATGAGGCGATCGAATCGGAGATGAATCTGCTGGCGAGTGTCTTTGCGCCGGCATCGTTCGTGAATGAAAGGCTTGGCTTTCTCAGCCTGTGCCGTATGGTGCAACTGACCATTGACCACGGGATCGCAGGGGCCTCGGCGCCTGGGCTTGCGTGGTTCGGCGTGTACGTCGCGGAATTTTTCGGCCGCTATGCGCAAGGCTTCGAATTCGCCCGTCTGGCGCGCACGCTGGTTGAGGAGCGCGGCTATCGCGCGGCGGCCACCAGTACGCTGGTTGCGCTCGATCAGGTCGCTGTCTGGACCCAACCCCTTTCGTACGTGCTGGAATGCGCGCGCGCCGCATTCGAGTCGGCTCGTCCGAGCGGCGATCTGACGATGAGCTGCTACTCATGCAATCACATCGTGTCGGACCTGCTGATTCTTGGGGCGCCACTGGAACAGGTCGACAAGGAAATCGACCTTGGACTGTCATTCGCCAGACGCGTGCGTTTCAAGGACGTCGAACATATCCTCGAACTGCAGAAGCGCTTCGTTCACAGTTTGACGGGCGGCCCGGGGCTGCCGGGCAACTTCGGCTTCGTGGTCGACGGCAAGGTGACCTTCGACGCCGATTTGCTCGACACCCAGATGACCACGCTGCGCTTCTGGATCTGGCTGTTTAAAGGCGTCTCCTGTTATTTTCACGGCGACTATCAGAACGCGCGGTATTGCCTTGCCGTTGCCGGCGAACTGAAGTGGGGGACACCGGCGCATATTCATCTGCTGGACTATCATTTCTACTCGGCGCTGAATCTCGCGAAGCTGTCCGGGGGCGAGGAAGATTCGGCCGCCGCGGTGGCGATGATCGGGCCGCATCTGGCGACACTGCGCAACTGGGCGCAACTCAATCCGGCCACGTTCCGGGACAAGCTTCTGTTAGTGGAGGCCGAAGTGGCACGGCTCAACGGGGCGCCGCTCGAGGCGCTGTCGTTATACGAGCAGGCTGCCGAGGCTGCGTCGGAAAACGGTTTCAATCACAGCAACGCGCTGGCGCACGAACTCGCGTCGGTGTGCTCGGAGGCGAATGGTCTCTTCAGTGCGGCACGCCATCACAGCCGTCGCGCTATCGATAGTTACACGCGTTGGGGCGCGCTGGCCAAAGCCGGGCAGCTCGAACGCGCCCAGCGTCCTGCCCGGCATTCGCTCGCGCGGCTGGCGGCATCCCGGCCTTCGGTCGAAATCCCCGATGCGCAGCAGCAGTTCGACCTCGTGTCCGCATTGAAGTCGTCGCAGGCGTTGTCCGAGGAGATCGTGCTCGACAAACTCATCCGGACGCTCGTCACGCTCGCCATCGTTCATGCCGGTGCGCAAAGCGGAATGCTGATCCTGTTGAAGGGCAATGTTCCGGTCGTCGAGGCGATTGGACGGGACGAGCCAGGCGGCGTTCAGGTGACGCTCGGTGCGGACAGATTGACGCCGGAGGATGTGCCGGCCTCGGTGTTCTACACGGCATTGCGCACCCGCAAGCCGGTTGTGGTGGAAGACGCGCAAAGCGATCCGCGCTTTTCATTCGACGTTTCTCTTTCGAACCGCGCGGTTCGTTCCCTGTGTTGTTTGCCGCTCGTCAAACAGGGTAACGCGGTCGGTGTGCTCTATCTGGAGAACAATCTGACCGCGGGCGTGTTCACGGCGAGCCGCACATCCGTGCTGGAATTGCTGGCCTCGCAAGCCGCGATTTCACTTGAGACAGCTCGCCTCTATGCCGAACTCGTGGAAGAAAACAAACGGCGCCAGGAAACGGAAATGGCCCTGCGCATGAGTGAGGAGGCGCTCGCGCTCGGGCAAAGAATCAGCCGTTCGGGAAGCTATATCTGGAACGCGTTGACGGGCGAGCGCTACTGGTCGAAGGAGCTTTACAACGTGTTCGGCTTACCGATGGAAGCCGGGAGCCCGAGCACCCAGACCGTCCTCGAACGGATTCATCCGGAAGACGTCGGCGCCTACCAGGAGGCTGTCACTCGGGCCGCGCATAACCGCACGCCATTCCGGCAGAAGTACCGCATCGTGACCATGGAGGGGGCGGTCAAATATCTCGAGGTGCTGGGCGAGCCGTCAGGCGTCAGCAATTTTGTCGGCGTCGTCACGGATTTCACGGATCGGCACACGACCGAACTGGCGTTGCAGAACGCCAAGATCGAACTGGCGAAAGCGTCGCGGGCGACCACGATGGGCGAGCTTGCTGCTTCCATCGCGCATGAAATCAATCAGCCGCTGGCCTCGATCGTGTCGAATGCGAGCGCGGGGGTACGTTGGCTCAATCGTCCCGTGCCGGACATTCCGGAAGCGTTGGCGGGCTTGCGCGATATCGTGAAAGACGGGAAGCGAGCCGGCGACATCATCAAGGCGTTGCAGTCTCTCGCGAAGGAAACCAGGCCGAGTCTCGTTTCCATCCGGGTCGACGACGTCGTTCGTGAAGTGTTCGCGCTTGCGGCCGCCGAAGTCGAGCAGCGGCGTCTCATCGTGCGGCTCGATCTGGCGGCGGGCCGCGCCGTGATGGCCGACCGGGTGCAATTGCAGCAGGTGCTGTTCAACCTTGTCATGAACGCCGCGGATGCGATGAGCCATCTCGACGCGAGGCAGCGCTTGCTGAGCGTCACGTCCCGCGTCAGTGAGGGCGGAGCGGTGGTTGTGTCCGTACTGGACAACGGCAGCGGGATCGGCGAAGAGATCGGGTCGCGCATTTTTGACGCTTTCTTCACGACAAAAGAAACCGGCATGGGCATGGGACTCGCGATCTGCAAATCCATCATTGAAGCGCACGGCGGAACGTTGACCGCAACGCCCGGCAATCCTCGCGGAACGATCTTCGTTTTCACGCTGCCGGCTGCGGCGTAG
- a CDS encoding winged helix-turn-helix domain-containing protein, protein MIELGRFQIDLEMRTLKRNGETVHLGSRAFDILVAVASANGRLVTKDELMNIVWPDTVVEENNIQVHLSALRKALGPDRDLILTVPGRGYQLLQRRKTVLSDSAGSPTPGARPLPPPSKSGLLGRGTAVAQIRAMLAHTHVLTLVGAGGIGKTSIAVEAAHHSAADFVEPVNFVELAALTTEAAVLRAIVECCGLSVPDPQAGVERVAAALSRQRRLLLLDNAEHVIGIVAHIVEALVAGNDALRVLVTSREPLRIMPETVFRVEPLDVPPPRSTDADILRCSAVNLFLQRANSLQGHMGSDSAEIQLVGEICRRLDGIPLAIELAAARVVALGVEGVHRRLDDRMAILAGGYRTALPRHQTLRATFDWSFAILDHSAQSLFRRLAVFGGAFTFEAMCATVCDEAHTVANAIGSIAELVAKSLVSVEFEGPVAKYRLSESARAYAMMKRQAEGEQQDIAALAN, encoded by the coding sequence ATGATCGAATTAGGCCGCTTTCAGATCGATCTGGAGATGCGCACGCTCAAGCGGAACGGCGAAACCGTTCATCTTGGGTCCCGCGCCTTCGACATCCTGGTCGCCGTGGCTTCCGCCAATGGCCGACTCGTCACGAAAGACGAACTGATGAATATCGTCTGGCCGGACACCGTCGTCGAAGAAAACAACATTCAGGTCCATCTGTCCGCGCTGCGCAAAGCACTCGGTCCGGACCGGGACCTGATTCTCACCGTGCCCGGGCGCGGGTATCAGCTTCTCCAGCGCCGGAAAACTGTCCTGTCCGACAGTGCGGGTTCGCCGACGCCCGGCGCTCGCCCTCTCCCGCCGCCTTCTAAATCCGGACTGCTGGGGCGCGGCACGGCCGTCGCGCAAATCCGCGCGATGCTGGCACACACGCATGTGTTGACGCTGGTGGGCGCCGGCGGCATAGGCAAAACGAGTATCGCCGTCGAAGCCGCGCACCATAGCGCGGCGGACTTTGTGGAGCCCGTCAATTTTGTCGAACTTGCCGCGTTGACCACCGAGGCGGCCGTGCTCCGCGCGATCGTCGAGTGCTGCGGGTTGTCCGTGCCCGACCCGCAAGCCGGTGTCGAGCGGGTGGCGGCGGCCCTGTCCCGGCAGCGCCGCCTGCTGCTGCTCGATAACGCGGAGCATGTGATCGGCATCGTGGCGCACATCGTCGAGGCACTGGTTGCCGGCAACGATGCGCTCCGGGTGCTCGTCACGAGTAGAGAACCGCTACGCATCATGCCTGAGACGGTGTTTCGGGTTGAACCGCTGGATGTGCCGCCGCCCCGCTCCACCGATGCGGACATCCTGCGATGTTCGGCGGTGAATCTGTTTCTTCAGCGCGCCAATTCGTTGCAAGGACACATGGGCAGCGACAGCGCGGAAATCCAGCTTGTCGGCGAGATTTGCCGCCGGCTCGACGGCATTCCGCTCGCGATCGAGCTCGCGGCGGCTCGCGTCGTCGCGCTCGGCGTGGAAGGCGTACATCGCCGGCTGGACGATCGCATGGCGATTCTGGCGGGCGGCTACCGGACTGCGCTGCCACGCCACCAAACCTTGCGCGCGACGTTCGACTGGAGCTTCGCGATACTCGATCACAGCGCCCAGTCGCTATTCCGGCGTCTCGCGGTATTCGGCGGCGCGTTTACCTTCGAGGCGATGTGCGCGACCGTCTGCGACGAAGCGCACACGGTGGCGAACGCGATCGGCAGCATTGCCGAGCTCGTGGCGAAATCGCTTGTCAGCGTTGAATTCGAGGGCCCGGTTGCGAAATATCGCCTGTCCGAATCGGCCCGCGCGTACGCGATGATGAAGCGCCAGGCGGAAGGCGAGCAGCAGGACATCGCCGCGCTCGCGAACTAG
- a CDS encoding LysR family transcriptional regulator: MRVFSRVAETGNFSVVAKHMECSAGNISRAVVSLEAHLHTRLLQRTTRHVSLTECGERYYHRCKKILADLDDAEAEASNAHTLPRGRLRVHAVPDIGLKQLTSTIVEYRQVFPAVSVDLKLLPRMANLIEDEFDVSIVSALALPDSRNVSRLIGRCERMLVAAPDYLAQHPIATVNDLPNHTFMHTSSTLDPPSGWLAEIAGHAAAGAALAGQFVVDNMQALRVALLAGAGVGAVPAYSVVDDIREGKLVQLFPEHPLQTTNVFVLYPSRRFVDAKIRTFVEFLSVSLKEKLDLQIENPVAVDPSAEVHAVLQS; encoded by the coding sequence ATGCGCGTGTTCTCGCGGGTCGCCGAGACCGGCAACTTCAGCGTGGTGGCAAAACATATGGAATGCAGCGCCGGCAATATTTCTCGCGCGGTGGTGTCGCTCGAGGCGCATCTTCATACGCGGTTGCTGCAACGAACCACTCGCCACGTCTCGCTGACCGAGTGCGGCGAGCGCTACTACCACCGCTGCAAGAAGATTCTCGCCGACCTCGACGACGCGGAGGCGGAGGCCAGCAATGCCCACACGCTGCCGCGCGGCAGATTGAGAGTTCACGCGGTACCCGACATTGGTCTGAAACAGTTGACGTCCACCATCGTCGAATACCGGCAGGTCTTCCCGGCTGTCTCCGTCGATCTGAAACTGCTGCCGCGCATGGCGAATCTGATCGAGGATGAGTTCGATGTGTCGATCGTCTCGGCGTTGGCCCTGCCGGACTCTCGCAATGTGAGCCGGCTCATAGGACGCTGCGAGCGCATGCTGGTCGCCGCGCCCGACTATCTCGCACAGCACCCCATTGCCACAGTGAACGACCTGCCGAACCATACGTTCATGCACACCAGTTCGACCCTGGATCCACCCTCCGGGTGGCTGGCTGAAATCGCCGGGCATGCCGCAGCCGGCGCGGCGCTGGCCGGGCAATTCGTCGTCGACAACATGCAGGCGCTCAGGGTCGCGCTGCTCGCGGGCGCCGGGGTCGGCGCGGTCCCGGCTTATTCGGTCGTGGACGATATCAGGGAGGGAAAACTCGTTCAGCTATTTCCCGAGCATCCACTTCAAACAACCAACGTTTTTGTCCTTTATCCGTCCCGTCGATTCGTCGACGCAAAAATAAGGACGTTCGTTGAATTCCTCAGCGTGTCGTTAAAAGAAAAACTTGATTTGCAGATCGAAAATCCCGTGGCCGTCGATCCATCCGCAGAGGTCCACGCCGTACTGCAATCCTGA
- a CDS encoding amidohydrolase family protein gives MDCMCCISPKRRRLLGTMAALAGGLASARPASASTTGPAIGTAGTTGTVGAVRSIDIHAHYYPESYCDLVGSEGQKFGGKFTRDATSFSFQTPAGGLGPLPLKFIKIDKRLADMDASGVDMQALSLSVPMVYWADRAFNAKLATTWNAAASGVHLQHPTRFVVLATLPMLNPHDAIDELERASELPGVRGVYMGTNINNRDLDDPLFEPVFARIEQLDLPVFLHPQQTVGGARLGDFYLSNLLGNPFDTAIAGSHLILGGVMDRHPRLRITLPHAGGALPILMGRIDAGWTVRPETRRLAQKPSSYLRRFSYDTVSHSGPVLDFLIQNIGIDRLVLGSDYCFDMGYEQPVTFLDRLALPPEQKNLILGGNAAQLLKI, from the coding sequence ATGGATTGTATGTGTTGTATTTCGCCGAAGCGCCGCCGGCTGCTCGGGACGATGGCCGCGCTTGCCGGCGGCCTCGCATCGGCACGGCCGGCATCGGCCTCGACCACCGGGCCCGCCATCGGTACGGCGGGCACCACGGGCACCGTGGGCGCTGTCCGATCGATCGACATTCACGCTCACTACTACCCGGAGAGCTACTGCGACCTGGTAGGCAGCGAGGGGCAGAAATTCGGCGGCAAGTTCACTCGCGACGCCACCAGCTTCAGCTTTCAGACGCCGGCCGGCGGACTCGGACCGCTGCCGCTCAAGTTCATCAAGATCGACAAGCGGCTCGCGGACATGGACGCATCCGGGGTCGACATGCAGGCGCTGTCATTGAGCGTGCCCATGGTCTACTGGGCCGACCGCGCCTTCAATGCGAAGCTGGCGACAACGTGGAATGCGGCGGCGTCCGGCGTTCACCTGCAGCATCCCACTCGCTTCGTGGTGCTGGCGACCCTGCCGATGCTCAACCCGCACGACGCGATCGACGAGCTCGAACGCGCTTCGGAGTTGCCGGGTGTGCGCGGTGTCTACATGGGCACCAACATCAACAACCGGGATCTCGACGACCCACTGTTCGAGCCGGTCTTCGCACGGATCGAGCAACTCGATCTGCCGGTGTTTCTGCATCCGCAGCAGACGGTCGGCGGCGCGCGGCTGGGCGACTTCTATCTGAGCAACCTGCTGGGCAATCCGTTCGACACCGCCATCGCCGGTTCGCATCTGATCCTCGGCGGCGTGATGGACCGGCATCCGCGCTTACGCATTACGTTGCCGCACGCGGGCGGTGCGCTGCCGATCCTGATGGGCCGCATCGACGCGGGTTGGACGGTGCGCCCAGAAACGCGACGGCTGGCGCAAAAACCGAGCAGTTACCTGCGCCGCTTCAGCTATGACACGGTCTCGCATTCCGGACCCGTGCTGGACTTTCTGATTCAGAACATCGGCATCGACAGGCTGGTGCTCGGCAGCGACTATTGCTTCGATATGGGCTATGAGCAACCCGTCACGTTCCTGGATCGTCTTGCATTACCACCGGAGCAAAAGAATCTGATTCTTGGCGGCAATGCCGCACAGTTGCTAAAGATCTAA
- the actP gene encoding cation/acetate symporter ActP has protein sequence MSGALLVGVLTALPAVAADSTAPARSHNPIAIGMFLLFVASTLFITRWAAKKNHSVSDHYAAGGKITAFQNGWAIAGDYMSAASLLGISALVFTSGYDGLIYSIGFLASWPIILFLIAEPLRNLGRYTLADVVSYRLQQRPIRAFAASSSIVIVLLYLVSQMVGAGKLIELLFGFNYTVAVVMVGVLMVVYVFFGGMLATTWIQIIKAALLLAGAAFMALMVLSHFGFSLNALFSQAILAHPKHAAIMRPGGLVSDPVSAVSLGLALIFGTAGLPHILMRFFTVGDAKAARKSILYATGIVGIGYALIIVIGFGTIALVATDPHYHTASGAVIGGVNMVAIHLAHAVGGNVFLGFICAVAFSTILAVVAGLTLAGSSAVSHDLYANVIRRGAATDREEMHVSRITTLVLGVLAILLGIAFEKQNIAFIVSLTFSIAASSNFPVLLLSIYWRGMTTRGAVLGGSLGLITAVTLTILSPTVWVQVLGHAHAIYPYEYPALFSMIVAFAGVFFFSITDSSPRAVRERALYGNQLVDCELGMVKHG, from the coding sequence ATGTCGGGCGCGCTGCTTGTCGGCGTGCTCACCGCCCTGCCCGCCGTGGCCGCCGATAGCACGGCGCCGGCGCGATCGCACAATCCCATCGCGATCGGCATGTTCCTGCTGTTCGTCGCGTCGACGCTGTTCATCACCCGTTGGGCGGCGAAAAAGAACCACAGCGTGTCCGACCACTATGCGGCCGGTGGCAAGATCACAGCCTTCCAGAACGGCTGGGCGATCGCCGGCGACTATATGTCCGCCGCTTCGCTGCTCGGCATTTCCGCGCTGGTTTTCACAAGCGGTTATGACGGACTGATCTATTCAATCGGCTTTCTCGCCAGCTGGCCGATCATTCTCTTCCTGATTGCCGAACCACTGCGCAATCTCGGACGCTATACGCTGGCCGACGTCGTGTCCTATCGACTGCAACAGCGGCCGATCCGCGCCTTCGCCGCCTCGAGTTCAATCGTCATCGTGCTGCTCTATCTCGTCTCGCAGATGGTCGGCGCCGGCAAGCTGATCGAATTGCTGTTCGGTTTCAACTATACGGTTGCGGTCGTCATGGTCGGTGTACTGATGGTCGTGTACGTGTTTTTCGGCGGCATGCTCGCCACGACATGGATTCAGATCATCAAGGCAGCCTTGCTGCTTGCGGGTGCCGCCTTCATGGCACTTATGGTGCTCAGCCACTTCGGCTTCAGTCTGAATGCGCTCTTCTCGCAGGCAATCCTCGCCCATCCGAAGCATGCCGCAATCATGAGACCTGGCGGGCTCGTGTCGGATCCGGTGTCCGCCGTCTCGCTCGGGCTGGCGTTGATCTTCGGCACGGCCGGATTGCCGCACATCCTGATGCGGTTCTTCACGGTGGGCGACGCGAAGGCCGCCAGAAAAAGCATTCTGTACGCAACGGGCATTGTCGGCATCGGCTACGCGCTGATCATCGTCATCGGCTTCGGCACGATTGCGCTGGTCGCGACCGATCCGCACTATCACACGGCCTCCGGCGCCGTGATCGGCGGCGTGAACATGGTCGCCATCCATCTCGCGCACGCCGTAGGCGGCAACGTGTTTCTCGGCTTCATCTGCGCGGTCGCCTTCTCGACGATTCTCGCGGTCGTCGCGGGTCTGACGCTCGCCGGATCCTCGGCGGTTTCGCATGATCTGTACGCGAACGTGATTCGCCGCGGCGCCGCCACGGACCGCGAAGAAATGCACGTATCGCGAATCACCACGCTCGTGCTCGGCGTGCTCGCCATTCTGCTGGGCATTGCCTTCGAGAAGCAGAACATTGCGTTCATCGTGAGTCTGACGTTCTCGATTGCGGCCAGCTCGAACTTTCCGGTCCTGCTGCTTTCGATTTACTGGCGCGGCATGACCACGCGCGGCGCGGTGCTAGGCGGCTCGCTCGGCCTGATCACGGCGGTGACCTTGACGATCCTCAGCCCGACAGTCTGGGTGCAGGTGCTTGGACATGCGCATGCGATCTATCCGTACGAATACCCCGCGCTCTTCTCGATGATCGTCGCCTTCGCCGGTGTGTTCTTCTTCTCGATCACCGACAGCTCGCCGCGTGCCGTGCGTGAACGTGCGTTGTACGGCAACCAGCTCGTGGACTGCGAGCTCGGCATGGTGAAGCACGGATAA
- a CDS encoding DUF485 domain-containing protein — MNPGASTYSISAQDVAGDPPPPANPLLDDPRFCALVRARRTFSWTLTILMLTVYFAFILTLAFAPALLGRPIVDGSPATWGIPVGFGMFVFTFALVAVYVARANTTQDRAVNEIRQGVRQ; from the coding sequence GTGAACCCTGGCGCCTCAACCTATTCAATCAGCGCGCAAGACGTTGCCGGCGACCCGCCGCCCCCCGCCAATCCGCTGCTCGACGATCCGCGCTTTTGCGCACTCGTGCGAGCGCGACGCACGTTCTCGTGGACGCTCACGATCCTGATGCTGACGGTGTACTTCGCCTTCATTCTCACGCTGGCGTTCGCACCGGCGCTGCTCGGCCGGCCGATCGTCGACGGTTCTCCGGCAACGTGGGGCATCCCGGTCGGCTTCGGCATGTTCGTCTTCACGTTTGCGCTGGTCGCGGTGTATGTCGCGCGAGCCAATACCACCCAGGACCGCGCCGTGAATGAAATCCGGCAAGGAGTACGGCAATGA